The DNA sequence tgtataatttgtATATGGTTCAACAACCAAGCAGTAcccacaaacaaattaaaatgtaaataatttaAAGCTTTGACCTTTGACCTCTGTGTTTCACATTATTACCATATCCCCACACAACACAACTAATgcattatatatttcttttcgaTGCGTCCGAGAGAGCATGTGAAACAACAACCACACGCATTGTAGATCGTGCAGCGACGAAGCTGTCTACTTCTTGTTGAGGTGTCATGCACGAACTCTATTTGGCACGTAAAGCAGCTTAAAATCAAGCATGTGAAAGGAATATAAACCAAACTCTTTTTTATCTGtgaatatctatatattaatcCTCCGGTACTCCCTAACTTACTCCTTAAGCAAAAATCCTGTCAACAAAATCCCACAAAATAAtctcttttcctttattttatttttttcaaaatttattttttaccaagtggtaaatatgtaatataatatatatacactatttatataaaaaaatcattgtaaTTTAATTACCACATGTTAATTTGGTGAAATAATTGTATGTACTTGAGTGGGACAAAAAGATTACGgattaattaatattagttaAGTTGTAAAATCGATCAATCTTGTCCTAATAAAAACAAGGtgatctctctctttttcccttAATCATAAGACCTAAAAATAGCACTTTTTGTTTGATGAAACTTTTTGAGGGCATGCCAAGAAAAGACAACACGGACATCTTTTTACAAGATATATAATTCGTGAGATGATATAGAAGTGATGAAATTTTGGCACCGCGAAAaggtatgtatttattcatgGGAGCCCTCGATCACGTAAAGTTAAATGTTGAATATAAactatgaattttaaaaatccaaacgAAACTTTGATGATCTCCTTAGAGAAGTTAGACATCgcttttttttaagattaattatAATTCACAAGTTTGATCAAATGTGTTTTCATagctttttaattatcaaaataaatgaacatttatatcactaaatggTACAAGATAAAGAAATAAGACACAAAAATCCAACATGCCAATAGCTTTAATATTAAAGTGACCCatctaattttaaatatgaaaagctTGATTAGATTGATGAAGACAGTCAAGTTGATGAAGATGTACGTTTGTCACCAAAAGGTTACTAACTTATATGAATGAGATTGTGAGAGTTCTTAAGCAAAAAGTTTATTACATTGTTTCCTATCTCCTTCTTTGagcatatatgtgtgtgtgcgtATATATCCATTTCAAACTTCCAATATTAGGAAAAACAATCAAAATCGAAAAATATTGcaaagataaatataaagaaGCCATAGGCCAATAGCTTCAAAGAAGCAACGGATCTAATTTAAAATTCGAAACttgattgaaatttgaaaaaagagagaagaaaagaaggaaaaaagaagtgaAAAGAAACaagataaaagagaaaaaggcaaAGACATAGAGGGCGTGCATTAGAAGCAAACCATAGAATATACTACAAAACCGCGTAAAGTACATGTGCTTTGAAAGATATATCAGAATTACTCTAACCGTTGGATTTGACACGTGGATCCAAAAGCATCTTTTTCATAATTAAGAGGGGAAGTTCGATGATTACACGtggaaaaccaaaaaccaaagaCTTGCTTTATTATCCCTTAGGCCGTGTTATGGTTGGCAATCAAGTTTTGTTCCTCAGGAAAAGTAAGCAATAATTTCCCCCAAAcacactaaaaataaaaaaaataaaaaaataaatgttatacAACCATTAcactaaatattatataaaaaataaaattacagtaAATATAGTAGCTGAGTCCATGGATATacacatgtacatatatatatatatatatatatatattctagatTGATTTGAAAAAGAAGTTTCCGCGACATAGGcaacttttctttattttttaaaatttttttgggtgaaaacgGAGAAAGGCAAGCTGGTTGTCCTTCAAAATGACCATCATAGCTCTTTCTATGCATTGATGATATTAACCAAAATATTACCGAAGCTGACCACATCAAGGAAAGCGATACAagctatctatatatatatgtatatatatatatatatatatataaaattttgtgggagctatatgttaaatttttttgctattatttatgtatattaacATATTTGGTCATGGTGATATTATGATCTCAttgcttaattatttatttattttttctgatcTCCCTTCTTTATCAAGTTATTATAAGCCCTTGAAAAAGATTAATAGGCCAATAATGGtaacataaagaaaataaattttttttttttgggggattaAATTGCATGTGTATAATGATTGAAtagtatttcttttatataagaATTAATTACAGTGACATGAGTTTTTGAGGACATAATGGTAAATATAACGGAAGATAAGGGTAAATAAGAGTGTTTGAAAGTGTGGTGGGATACCAGTGAATGAAATGAAGGGTGGTGTTGTTGGTGTCGGGGGGAAGATGGGAAGCAGCGGCGGTGGTGCATTTGATGACGCAGAGAATATGTCAGCATGGCATCGACCACACGTGCCGAAGCTTCTTTCACACGAACCAACACTTATTTCAGTCAATCGCACCAATCCAACGCGGTAATTCTTTTCTtccatttataatttaaatttcctatttattttttttcctaatctgTTATATTacgtatattttattattgggaGTGAATGAAAGGTTAAtctattggttttttatttttattatttttttttaataatttagctAACTTTTTTATGGGTCATTGTGTTCGTTTTCCTCTCTAGACGAACGCAGAAAGTTAATTTGTCTGCATGACGTTTGAGTTTAATTAACCTTTGagtttttacaatattattggataactatataatataatataattctaaTTATCTTTTCGTTAACTAGTGaccgaaaaggaaaaaaaaaggattatatGTCTGCAGCAACCTGCAGATGACCTTTCATCTGATAGAATGTcttagaaattatattttaatttgcaaGTTGTTAATTAACCTTCATATAAAAGcttctaattaattttcaaattaagcaAGTAtcatgcatatttatatatatttatatgtctaTAACTAGGACCAACCATATTGATGGATGGGTACGTGGTAGGTCACTAGCCATGCATAGATAGAGAAATGTATGTCTTTGtggaaattaatttatcatatatatatatatatatatatatctccttTGATAATTAAACCAACATTCTATACAAAACCATATCTATTAATTTCTctagataattaattaatcaattttattttatttcattaaccTAATTATCTCTAGCACTTTCGTAGCTTGTAATTCGAAAGTGTTTATAAGGCAGAGAAAAAAGTAACAAACaagtttaaataatatatatacatgtaaaagATTGTTTGCACTAAGtgtcttaattaataaatattatatgtgaGGACGAGAAATTAATTGATCGCTgagctaaaaaaaataaataaaaataaaaaattgaggtacatacaaataattaaattatttctgaAGTAATTAGTTACCGAATATTATTATACATTTGTATTGAAGTAGAAAAGTTGGTCTGCTCAATTTTGTACTAGTTATTACTGTACATAAATCTCTCATTCAAAAACTAGAACCTTCCCAAGTCCCaactaaaatcattaaaaaggaCAATATATATTGAGATTAGGATTTCTTAAAGTGAaagttaaatgaaaattttatgtcatccatatatagatatatattttgagaaaaaagtttttaagataaaagaaaatagttaatattgtttttatttttacgtACATTTTAAAAAGTTGAAAAGGAAAAACGGAGAAGAAAAACAGGAAAATGGCTGAGAAATCACATGCAAATGCAGAAGGCGAGCAAAAAAATTTCCAGCCCACGTGGACCTGCAAAGGGATGGAAGACCGGAACAACCAGTCAAAAATGCGCGTCGAGATGGTGGGTCCAAAACGGAGGCGGTCGCGATGCATTTATTGTCAGCACCGGCCCATGGACATGGTAAACCGACAAGTGCCAGTCATGTTAAGGTGGGAAACGTCCCAAGGCCAAGCTGTCCTCCAAAATCCTAACCCAAAGTCCATTCACatactaaataaaatttttaaataataaataataaataataaaataaagatttgttttattattattatttttttaaataaaaggaaaaaaaaatcatcaaacagTGTCACACTCTCTTTCttttatctctctctttcttggcCTTTGTAATAAAACAACTACTTGGAGAACAAGTTCAAAATGGAGAATATGTGCTAAtaagctttatttttatttttaatttttgggggGGTTGGTCTGATAATCTCTGTCTCTCAAATTCTCATGGATATGAAAGAAGAGGAGGTAAAGACGGAGAATTCGATGGCAATTTTCTCCGATGAGATTCCGatgaataatttttctttttcaggcATATTTGACATGCCATGTGAAGCGGCTGAAAAAGATCCTTTAGGGGGTTTCATGGACTTGCTAGGAATCCGACATGACCACTTTCCTCCTTCTCATGATTTATTCGATTTGCCTTCtctcaccaccaccaccaccaccaccaccacctcttCTTTCTCTGCTGCTGCACCCACTTCCATTGCTGCCTTGATGTCGTCGTCGATGACGATGACGATGACGATGCCAGCGCAACCACTCCCTTCACCTTCGCCGCCTTCCAGTACTGTACTCCCTGAGACCTCTGAGGTTCTCAACACCACCCCCACAACCCCAAACTCATCTTCTatttcttcatcttcaaatGACGACCAAACTAAACCActtcaagaagaagaaggagatgcTGACCAGCAGGATCAGGAAAAAACCACCCACAAGCAGTAAGTTTGTAATTGTTATTtaccatataattaattaattaagatgtattattattattattattattgaaaataaaaaaatacagtgTTATTTATTTGTCATGTCTCCAACAGTAGTtctttatgtatatgtatataaaggagggaaaaaaagatGAAGATTTTGATGAATGAGAGGTTTTGTTTTaggtgtgtatgtgtgtgtgtgtgtgtgtgtgtgtgtgtgtgtgtgtggttgagaaatatacatacatattatgAATGAATAGTATGTTGTTCATATGGGGGTGGGTTTTGTTgctgtttcttttttctgatttttgtaTAAAGTGAGAACAGTGATTTTATGtggtgtttttattatttggtgGGGTTgtgattaatttgatttgtagGTTGAAACCCAAAAAGAAGAACCAAAAAAGGCAAAGGGAGCCGAGATTTGCGTTCATGACAAAGAGTGAGGTTGATCAGCTTGATGATGGGTACCGATGGCGCAAGTACGGACAAAAAGCTGTGAAAAATAGCCCTTATCCAAGGTTCATATcaaatcacaattttttttgaatatttctttttttaaaaaaaaaaaaatttccatgctaaaattagaatttttatttcattttttcttacgAGCTACGAAAAAATGTTTTAACACTACTACAGGAGCTACTACCGGTGCACCAGTGCAGGGTGCGGTGTGAAAAAGAGGGTAGAGAGATCTTCCGATGACCCGTCGATCGTCGTCACCACCTACGAAGGCCAGCATACTCATCCGAGCCCGGCAACTCCTCGAGGAAGCATCGGAATCGCTCCCATGGAGTCCGGTGGGTTCGTCCCGCCGGCTGCCACTTCACCATCACCCTTTGTCATTCCTCAACTTCCAAACTaccaacagcaacaacaacattcatttatatatagctCACCCCCTTCTCTTAATATTAGCTCCAGTACTACTGGTTTTAGTccttcctcctcttcttcttcttcttttccagCTTTCGTTCAAGAAAGacataattataattacataCCATCTTCGGCTTCTCTCCTCAGAGACTATGGACTTCTTGAGGATCTAGTGTCCACCCAGATGAGGTCTACGGAGCAGAGAGATGGTGATATGattgattaatttgatttgttaTGTTTTTATTGATGAAGCTGGTATGTAATTCTGATCTAACTCACTACTACTTCTGGGTTTGATTATCTTCTACACCCCATTTTCATGAGCTTAGTGTATCTTTCAGCTTATATTTATGTCACTGTAAAAATCACTAGCCTTTTTGGCCTGTCAAAGGGGACTTAGTAGTAGTTTCGCACTCGATCGgggatttctttttctttcttgtgtTTATTCTTTGTACTTAGTGATCATAACTCAAATTTTATGCagatttattttatcaatttggtTTTGTATATCAATCCTTCAAATTGTCCAGtcttctcatttatttatttatttatttttccttctctttctctatctatattcccttttaattttattgctgatatttttttggttggaggAACGTGCAGTTCTGGTGTTAATATAAAGGGCAAAAGAAATAGGGATAGGGTTAGGGTTATTGCAGCGCTCTTGCTTGATCCTGTTTTTGGATCCATTAGTTATTCGGTGTGAAAACCCTAAAGAAAAGGTTATATATTGGgctgtaaaaataaataaataaataaataaaccctgtgtatatataaagtaaaataaacccAACATATTGAGACATGCATGGATAATAGTGCAACATGCAATAGTTTTACTCGACCATATATATATCTGACTCTTTTTGTTTATTGGCATTTCTTATATATTAACCGTTGTTCTTTAATTTAAGCTATATGTATGCATAGATAATTAAGCTTGGCTCATCAAAGAACTTGGCGCGCATATATAAAGCTAGGTACTGTCTAGTAGTTTTTGATTGAGATGGAGGATATGGAGTGGTATGAGATTTAATTTGGTATGGGAAATTGTGACTTTTAAGCTTTGTGGAAGGTATATGAGTTTTCATACCTATTGAAGTTATTGAAGTCTTTTGTCTCCATATTGCATTGTCTTCGTTAGCTATGGATGTTCTTGAATGCCCATGCTACATATAGCCATGCTTGATTGCTATACAGATTTATGCCTAAAAGTTATGTATGCAGAAAAATAGGATCAGTTTCCAAATCTTTAATGTTTATGAACCACATTGTCTGTGGCTTTATTAATTCCCATCGAATGTTCCAATGTTTATGTATGTTTATACATTGATACTATGCACACATACTGCATACATACACATTGATTCAACATATACTTTTTATATTGTTTGTAACAATCTTTCAATTTTAGCCATTAGCTTTCAAAAACCCTGATTTTAgaagtatgtatgtatatatatatatatatattatgtagtaTATGTACATGTATGATTTAGTTAAGATTTTCGTTGACATATTTCTTTTCAAATGAAAAGCGAGAGGACCGAGAAGCTAGCATGATATGGTATATATGTCGACAATTTGTAAAGATTAGAATAAGAAGCTTTATGGAAACTGGGAAAATATTGTCTTCGGTTTGTCAGGATAATTAGTACAGCTTTTATTTTGTTCCCTTTACAATATACAAAGTTTACTTTTAGCCTTTACTTTGtcatattcttatttttttttatttccatgaCCAACTGGGAAATGTGCCATCTTTTTTCCCACTAGAAACCCTCCTTGCATGCATGCATACATGTTCATCTGATCCATCTAATCATACATGCCTGCATACCAACGAATTATATACGTATGTATGTAGCATACAAAAGTTATAGAGAGGATTTAATTagaaaatctaaaattaaaatactaaagtgAATTGGATAGATATATACAACATCTAATGAAGATATAAAATGAGAAATTTCGGTATATTTCTGCCATATACAAATACAAAAGTAGTGAATATTCTTTGACAGACGGAATCATGCAAGAAAATTAGATGAAAAAAGGCACTCActaaatgattatatatatatatataaaacactcAATTACTAGAATTTaaccccccccctttttttgcATCGTactattatctttttaatattaaagagaGCTAATAGTTAAAGtcgaatttcattttttttaaaaaaaaaaaagaaaaaggaaaaaaagatgcAGGTTCTTCCGCAAATTCAATATAAGTGCCACCCAGATAGTAAGATGCCAAAAACAAATCCAAACAAGGAATATGCATGCATGAATGTTACCACTCtatcttatataaatatatagcttCCTGCTTCACACCAAGCTAGTTGTTCACTGcactataaaaaaaactatatatgtatatatatatatatatatacgtacgcGCATATAATACACTCTCAAAATATACATGTGTAATATTCACAATTAATGCCTCCAACTAGTTGTTTCTTCTTGTTGGATTTCGCTTATgtgtattcttttatttttttatttattttttgactttTGAAAAACTATAATACAGTAAAGtattccaaatctaatatttgTTGAATTGCATTTGGAGTTTTACAAATGAAACGTTTATTTAATTGCAAATGTGTCTAAAATATGGTAGATACCTATTCCTCACCTACAATGCCATAAATTACCATGAATTTCAAGCCATCAATTCTACTCATTAAGCTCAACAAGTAAGAAAGCTTCCGAATCTAGGTGGATAGATCGATTGACAAGGAATTTGAACACTACAATAGAACAATATTCAAGTcccattattatatatagatatacacatCGTACCAAATATACATATTGTTTGGTTAATGCAAGTGAATCCACACTCAAAGTTGCAAAGACACATCGACCTCTACCTTTCTtaccttttattattttaccagaaaaaaaaaaaaaaaaaaagaaaagtaagaaaGCTTTTGCAGCATATTTACATGCATTATAAGAAAACAGACgaaaagatattatatttttcggtggcctaaattaatttgatttgtctCCAATTAAAATCATGCTTCTTAGGCTATGGACTGACTAAAAATAACCAAGTGACTTACCCTCATGAAATGTCTAAAGCCGAGGCCTCTATAGATTCGATCCAATATTAGTTTTTGGACTCCATAAACACTCTCCCAGTTCTGCCAATGCCAAAAATTGAGCCCAATAGAACTAATATCCAACCATTTTGAACAAACACAAAACAGGACTTCTTGCAAAGGAGCGTATGCATATAAAGTGTCCAAATGCTACTAgtactactactattattattatatataaaccatAAATTAATTGTAAAGTTTCGAAAATCTTTAAATTTCAGATAAATTTTCTGTGACACAGTTAATACTAAAATATGGTTTCGTCTTAAACGTTGAAACCCACAAATGTAGATACAGAAAAACAACATGGTTAATAATTTCCAGATACAGATAATTTATGAGTTTAGCCAAATGGCTTACTTGATAAAAGAACACTTTTTGTTGAACAAAGTGATTTAGCATAgatataatttagaaaaaagtGATTAAGCATACATATATACCAGAACCAGAAAGGAAGCTCATATCATATGCATGGAATTAGGTAAATGCATAAGGTCATCATTCACTGACCTTTTCTAAAAGTTAGCTTGACTCTTTCTCCTCCTGATCATCAACCACTCCTCCCTCTGAACCCCTAATCCAAGAACTACTATATAGAAAGTAGAAGAATTTGTCTATAGACTATAGTGATAGTATAGGAAAAGAACAAGAGGTCCATAATGGCCATGATAATCATGAAGTTCTTGTTGCTTTCATTGTTTCTGAATCTACAAGTCATTTTGTCTGAAAATATGCCAACAACAGCTAGTCAAGAAGCAGGGTATGGTTATGGAGGTGAAATAGGAGGGTTCTTAAGAATAGACTTGTATAAATTTGCCTGTCCAGAAGCAGAGGCTATAATCTTCTCTTGGGTCAACAAGGCAGTCATGGAGGACTCAAGAATGGCCGCCTCTCTTCTTCGTCTCCATTTCCACGACTGCTTTGTCAATGCAAGTCATCTATGGATAtcatattctttttaatttgtgtaTTAATATTTGGTTacagtgtatatatattatatgtgatGTGGGTTTCTGTAAATCTGTTCTGTTTCTGCAGGGATGTGATGCTTCAGTGCTGTTAGACGACACAGAGAGCTTCGTGGGTGAGAAAACAGCAGCGCCAAATTTGAACTCTCTGAGGGGTTTTGAAATAATTGACGCCATTAAAGCAGAGCTCGAGTCTGTTTGCCCTCAAACTGTATCATGTGCTGATATTCTCGCTATTGCTGCAAGAGACTCTGTGCTTCTGGTTGGAGTCGTTGGACATtacctttttaaattttggaagaGAGAACGGTtgctttatttataaaaattaaaaatatatatataatgttattttattatacaagtattttatttttttaatgagctTTTCTGTTTCAGTCTGGTGGGCCAGGTTGGGATGTCCAAATGGGAAGGAAGGACAGCTTCACTGCTAGCAAAGCAGCAGCCAACAACAATATCCCAGGCCCAAATTCAACTGTACCTATACTCATTGCCAAGTTTCAGAACTTGGGCCTCGATCTGAGGAACATGGTTGCACTCTCTGGTACTCTGATCTTGCTTATTTAATCTTAACCTTAATGCTTAATTAAggtttataattgttattattggtattatttAGAAATACCTATTCATACTAATTTGTTGTTTGATCGATAGGTGCACACACAATGGGAAAAGCCCGTTGTTCGACGTTTAGTGCTAGGCTACAAGACACTAGCATACATTCACCTCTGGATTTCATTGAATCACTTCAACAACTATGCTCTGGATCAGACAGCGGCACAACTCTAGCACACCTCGACTTGGTAACCCCGGCAACATTTGACAACCAGTACTATGTTAACCTCATTTCTGGAGAAGGTTTGCTCCCTTCCGACCAGGCTCTCATCACAGGAGATGATCGAACTCGTGAGCTTGTCCAAACATATGCAAACGATCTATTCACCTTCTTTGAGGACTTCAAGAATTCTATGCTTAAAATGGGAAACATTGGGGTAGCAACAGGA is a window from the Ziziphus jujuba cultivar Dongzao chromosome 11, ASM3175591v1 genome containing:
- the LOC107419006 gene encoding probable WRKY transcription factor 48, which produces MDMKEEEVKTENSMAIFSDEIPMNNFSFSGIFDMPCEAAEKDPLGGFMDLLGIRHDHFPPSHDLFDLPSLTTTTTTTTTSSFSAAAPTSIAALMSSSMTMTMTMPAQPLPSPSPPSSTVLPETSEVLNTTPTTPNSSSISSSSNDDQTKPLQEEEGDADQQDQEKTTHKQLKPKKKNQKRQREPRFAFMTKSEVDQLDDGYRWRKYGQKAVKNSPYPRSYYRCTSAGCGVKKRVERSSDDPSIVVTTYEGQHTHPSPATPRGSIGIAPMESGGFVPPAATSPSPFVIPQLPNYQQQQQHSFIYSSPPSLNISSSTTGFSPSSSSSSSFPAFVQERHNYNYIPSSASLLRDYGLLEDLVSTQMRSTEQRDGDMID
- the LOC107404696 gene encoding peroxidase 40; protein product: MAMIIMKFLLLSLFLNLQVILSENMPTTASQEAGYGYGGEIGGFLRIDLYKFACPEAEAIIFSWVNKAVMEDSRMAASLLRLHFHDCFVNGCDASVLLDDTESFVGEKTAAPNLNSLRGFEIIDAIKAELESVCPQTVSCADILAIAARDSVLLSGGPGWDVQMGRKDSFTASKAAANNNIPGPNSTVPILIAKFQNLGLDLRNMVALSGAHTMGKARCSTFSARLQDTSIHSPLDFIESLQQLCSGSDSGTTLAHLDLVTPATFDNQYYVNLISGEGLLPSDQALITGDDRTRELVQTYANDLFTFFEDFKNSMLKMGNIGVATGIDGEIRTNCRTIN